A stretch of the Cheilinus undulatus linkage group 11, ASM1832078v1, whole genome shotgun sequence genome encodes the following:
- the snx21 gene encoding sorting nexin-21 gives MASRLLDRLKRSLFKDGQGAGPEQEAGVAQEEEEEESREDRWEAELEEEEECVTDRLGGTLCFDSGGVGAEDGGEGEGSGLDSDSDFMGESMEEGLSSTDASPVGVSPVAPSPSSLLTRQLQESWRSLRGLGGGSTSPGGRKMTDSLMFEVTDASVVQDGSSKYVLYTVHVIQSGGSDKTPAIITRRYSDFQRLHATLRRNHGDQMERVCFPRKKLRSNFTAETIAKRSRAFEQYLSHLCSLTALRGALCVKQFFYQTDLQTAQLFIRVGRYQEALGPLLNAKRLQHKLGWASYYDNQAQTPPPIPSPWFFTLVGLSCCFQEVDQLEEARDHCDLALRVLTPADDKPLPLSDKPHPLSEGTQLHTDRPHPLLLPLLRAVVRLSWQTGKDKRQWEELLQQMEEQWAGLDNQPTVKEFLVKHNLEEGEGEG, from the exons ATGGCATCCCGGCTGCTGGACCGTCTCAAGCGCTCGCTGTTCAAAGATGGTCAGGGGGCGGGACCAGAGCAGGAAGCAGGAGTTGcacaggaagaggaggaggaggaatcaAGAGAGGACCGCTGGGAAGCGGAGctagaggaggaggaagagtgcGTGACGGACCGCCTCGGAGGGACGCTCTGCTTCGACAGTGGAGGAGTTGGAGCGGAGGATGGAGGCGAGGGAGAAGGATCTGGGCTCGACAGCGACTCAGACTTCATGGGAGAGTCGATGGAGGAGGGGCTTAGCAGCACAG ATGCCAGTCCAGTGGGCGTGTCCCCAGTTGCCCCCTCCCCTTCCTCCCTGCTGACTCGGCAGCTGCAGGAGAGCTGGAGGAGCCTGCGTGGACTCGGAGGAGGAAGCACTTCACCAGGCGGGAGGAAGATGACGGACAGTTTGATGTTTGAGGTGACGGACGCCAGCGTGGTGCAGGACGGCTCGTCCAAATACGTG CTGTACACCGTCCATGTAATCCAGTCCGGCGGCAGTGATAAGACTCCTGCCATCATTACTCGCAGATATTCGGACTTCCAGCGGCTCCACGCCACACTGCGCCGTAACCATGGAGACCAGATGGAGCGTGTCTGCTTCCCAC GGAAAAAGCTGAGGAGTAACTTCACCGCAGAGACGATCGCCAAACGAAGCCGTGCGTTTGAACAGTATCTGTCTCACTTATGTTCCCTGACTGCCCTGCGGGGGGCGCTGTGCGTCAAACAGTTCTTCTACCAGACCGACCTGCAGACCGCCCAGCTGTTCATCag GGTGGGACGTTACCAGGAGGCTTTGGGTCCGCTGCTTAACGCCAAAAGACTGCAACACAAACTGGGCTGGGCAAGTTACTATGACAACCAGGCTCAGACCCCGCCCCCTATTCCTTCTCCTTGGTTCTTCACATTGGTGGGGCTGTCATGTTGTTTCCAAGAGGTGGATCAGCTGGAGGAGGCAAGGGATCACTGCGACCTTGCCCTGCGCGTTCTAACCCCCGCTGACGATAAGCCCCTCCCTCTCAGCGACAAACCACATCCACTTAGTGAAGGGACACAGCTGCACACGGACAGGCCACACCCCCTGTTGCTGCCATTGTTACGGGCGGTGGTTCGGCTCTCGTGGCAGACGGGAAAGGACAAACGTCAGTGGGAGGAGCTCCTGCAGCAGATGGAGGAGCAGTGGGCGGGGCTTGACAATCAGCCAACAGTCAAGGAGTTTCTGGTCAAACACAACCTGGAAGAGGGCGAGGGGGAGGGCTAA